Below is a genomic region from Brassica rapa cultivar Chiifu-401-42 chromosome A08, CAAS_Brap_v3.01, whole genome shotgun sequence.
AGTGTTTCCGGTAGAGTTCTGTTTCTTTGTCTTACCGATGTTGTTGGTTAGGGTTTGGTCAGATTTTAACCAGAGACTAAACCACGAGGTACGGGTTTTATCGGGCAGCTGTAAGCAGACGTGAAGGACGTTTTCATGGGTTTCAAGTTCCAATCTAGCCACGTAGAGCTCCATGGATAAGATGAGAGAGCAAAAGGTCTTGCAGACTAGGGAGAGTTTTGGATAGTAAGATTTCCATATTCGGGCTAGACAGTTTACAACTATTTCTTCTGGAAGTGATAACAACGACCGAGGAGatggattcttcttcttcttctgcagtTGTTCGACATCGGAACTCATAGCAGCTGAGATTGTAACAAAAGTAAGATCAAGCTTTGTAGATTATGATAAAATAAGAATTATCATATAGTGATCTTATGTTAAAAATACCTCTTCGCCTTCTTGAGATCAAACCAGCCTCGAGATGTTGTTTCTTCTGTATACTTCATTATTAAGGGTATTAATGGTGACCAAGGAACGATGAAAAATTATCCATTTCTTAATGTTCTTGAAAAAAATCATCATTCACAAGAAATAGTTTTTTCTTCTCATTCCCTACCATtcctttttttgtagagaaataaagaacaaaattGTTCCTTGTTAAATTTGAGAATGAACAACCATTTCCTTTCATTCCTGCAATTTTATTCATCTATGTTCTTTTCCTATTCGTTCCTCTTGTTTTCAGAATGGTCACAGTCTTAGGTCTTTTATAAAAACCTGCATTCACAGTATATATACCCTTTGTTTAACCTACTTGAGAACTGACCCATTGACTTAATATAAGTCAATGTCCGTCTTGAGAAGACAAAAGAGCCTTATAAGAAGGCTTCAAACAAGGCCTATTATTGAGCTCTGGAAACTCATGTGGTTCTAGTTTCTCACAAAGAAGCCCTCGTACGTCCAGATAAGTTTGCTTGCGGGTTAATTAATTGACGTGTGATCCAAAATTTGAAAtgactttttgtttgttttgttgaaaTGAGTCTATGATAGTTAAAGAAATAAAGATAATTTCTGACAATAGTTAAGatcaattaattaataatcttATCTTATTTTGGATTTAACACCAAATTCACAGCACACGTACATATgtactaggtgttttgtccgAATATGCGAGCATATTCATTTGACTTTCATCGATAAGTTATTGTTTATGCTTTCAAAAAGTTTACACCGAACAAAATTCATTAACATTTTTGAAAACTTTcacatgttataaatatatttaaaaaatatttcatatactACATTTGTTGATAATAagtaaatcttataaataaaatttttcaaATCACTGAAATTTCCTTTTCGATTATACAACATTcaacttttatttaattaatatttaattatacatttttgtttcttaatttttaaaacttttatgatTGAAACATATTTTCAGATAATAACAGATTATATATGAtttgtcttttattttaaaatatatttctatcCTTTTAGccaatttatattatattaataaattatcttatctaataaataaattctatatatattaaaaagtggCGTGTTCAAGTTGGGATACCTCCTCTGAATCCCGATCTATACTATTAAGAACTCTCTTTCAGAAAAATACTGAATTTCATAATAGTGAAATCCCAAAACTAAAGTTAATACTAACAAAAAAATCTGTGAAGAATATAGATAACATGATTTACTGGATGACTTCCTAAACCATGAGAAAACTGCGGATGCACAATCTTTATGTGTTCATGTAACAATACACAATAAAACAAACATTGGACTCTTATTTAAGAGctggttcttaattttttaattaaaaattaaaaaaacggTTTCTTATATTCCGTTAAAAACCACGACCTAAGAATTTccaataaacatgctcttatAGTTGATCAAAGGAATGTCACTAgcccaaacaagaaaacatatGAATAGGAACCTATGTACAACTGCACAAAATGTACAATCTTCCTCAAACTTCATCATCAGTGCGTTTTCTAAGTGCAATCACCGCACGCCAACCATATTAATATTGACGATCGGGATGCACAAACTTGTCCCACAATATTAACTATATCAATCAACAATTTTCTGTACCGTAACGGTACCATACATTCTTTACCAAAAAGAAACACATAGGTTTTTTATAcattattccatttttttttctcggaTAGTAAACATAATCCATCTTCTCGTGGTTATAAGGTAAACCTTACTTTGGATATAACCTCTATTGTTTTAATGGGAGAATCGAGGATCTAGCTCCCCCCAGTTTACTCcatcttccattttttttttctcggaTCGTAAACATAATCCATCTTCTCGTGGTTATAAGGTAAACCTTACTTTGAATATAACCTCTATTGTTTTAATGGTAGAATCGAGGATCTAGCTCCCCCCCAGTTTAATCcatcttccattttttttttctcggaTCGTAAACATAATCCATCTTCTCGTGGTTATAAGGTAAACCTTACTTTGGATATAACCTCTATTGTTTTAATGGGAGAATCGAGGCTCCCCCCAATATAACCTCTATTGTTTTAATGGGAGAATCGAGGCTCCCCCCCCCCCCAGTTTAAGTCTTAGAAGTTACTTTGGATATAACCTCTATTGTTTTAATGGGAGAATCGAGGATCTAGCTCCCCCCAGTTTACTCcatcttccattttttttttctcggaTCGTAAACATAATCCATCTTCTCGTGGTTATAAGGTAAACCTTACTTTGAATATAACCTCTATTGTTTTAATGGGAGAATCGAGGATCTAGCTCCCCCCCCAGTTTAATCcatcttccattttttttttctcggaTCGTAAACATAATCCATCTTCTCGTGGTTATAAGGTAAACCTTACTTTGGATATAACCTCTATTGTTTTAATGGGAGAATCGAGGCTCCCCCCAATATAACCTCTATTGTTTTAATGGGAGAATTGAGGCTCCCCCCCCCCCAGTTTAAGTCTTAGAGTCGAAAACCTCGCCCCAAGTTCATAGATTTATCTGCCCCCAACCTCCGTTGACGATTTATATTCTACTAGTTAAACATTTCCTCTAAATATGTTGTTCTTCTACTATTTTGTAGTCATCAGCACTAAACATAGACGAGAAGAAAAACCATTAGAGAAAAAACAAGTTGCAAACTGATTAATAAAGGCTAAGCAAAGCTACCAATAGTTTTATATAACCAAtgtttaaacaaataaatctaAAAGCCATTCCCGACAGAAAAAAAGTAGATACAATTGATCAAATCCGTATCACGGAAGAACGCAAGAAAACGTATGAACTGGGAACCGTAAGCACAACACTAGACCACTCAACCTTCCCCCAAACTTGACCATTTTGGCGCTTTTCAAGCGCAACCAAAGCACAACAAATAGTTTTTTCTTCACAATGCGCAAACTTGTCCCACAAGATTAAAAGTTTCCCACAGTATTCAACTGTTTTAATCAAACCACGACGACAACTCCTATTGAATGAAGACAACCCCTTGACATGTTTCCACTCGTTACCCTCTTTGTCATACCACATGCAACATTCCCTACGACAAGAGTAATTTATATTACCTACCATACACCTACTGTCACCCTCGCGTGCTTTTGCCGTAGCTTTCCACTTACGTGTTTTCGGATCATAGACAGAGTCTTTCTCGTCGGTGCTCCTAACGAGGAGCTTCCCTCGGataatctttatttttctaatcaCTGAAGAGAACCGGAGCTCGTCTCCGGGGTCAGGTAAAGGCTCCCATGTTCGAGTCTCTGTATCGAAAACCTTACCCCAGCTTTTCGCGGATTTATTTGCATTGCACCCTCCCATTACGTATATCTTCCCGTGGAGTACGCATGCAGCGGGATTCACTCGAGAGACAGTCATGTTAGGTGTGTTACGCCATATATCTCTCTCTTTATTGCGGACTAACATGAACGGGGA
It encodes:
- the LOC103835558 gene encoding F-box/kelch-repeat protein At4g39753 is translated as MEKLTHNPKHFINNSIDFLNRRLDIIKNQGMSFQYIKQRYLFTYVPNLIVCLAYTVYSIMIDSSVQAAASAVVEPRWKKRKPNPSPPSFSSLPDVIILNCLARISMSYYPILSLVSKTFRSLILSRNLNHARSYHKTQEKLFYICLQLPDRPLPSWFTLWIKPYQTEEENMKKKKATLVQVPSSYALRELLLVRTVGSDIYALRPRYPPSPFMLVRNKERDIWRNTPNMTVSRVNPAACVLHGKIYVMGGCNANKSAKSWGKVFDTETRTWEPLPDPGDELRFSSVIRKIKIIRGKLLVRSTDEKDSVYDPKTRKWKATAKAREGDSRCMVGNINYSCRRECCMWYDKEGNEWKHVKGLSSFNRSCRRGLIKTVEYCGKLLILWDKFAHCEEKTICCALVALEKRQNGQVWGKVEWSSVVLTVPSSYVFLRSSVIRI